The DNA region GCGGAGTTAATCCTTAGTAGTAGCAATATTAAAGTGAAAGAAGCCGAATTAGAGGCTAAACGCAAGTACGAAGACCGAACGATTACGCTTAAAAAAGAACACTCTGAAAAGATGCTTGATCTTGAGAAAAAAGAGCGTAGTTATAAAGATGAATTCAAAAAAATCACAAAAGAACGTGAAGATTTACAACTTTTACAAGCCAATGCAAACTCTTTATTTGAAGAGGGAAATCAACTAAAAGAAGAGTATAACGTTAAAGTCAATGAAGCACTTGTGGTATTGGAACGCTCATCTGGTTTGACTCAAAATGAAGCCAAAGAGATTGTTTTAGCCAAAGTTGAAGAGCAGTCTCGCGCTGAGATCGCCCATACCGTAAGACGCCTTGAAGAAGAAGCCAAACAAGATATTAAACGTCGCGTGAACTATATTTTAGCGCAAGCAACAACCCGTTTTGCAGGCGAGTTTGCGGCGGAACGTTTGATTAATGTTGTCAACATTAAAGATGACGAACTCAAAGGTCGTATTATTGGTAAAGAAGGTCGCAATATCAAAACCCTTGAGATGCTTTTAGGCGTGGATATTATCATTGATGATACGCCTAATGCGATTATCTTAAGCAGTTTTAACCTCTATCGTCGTGCCATCGCTACCAAAGTTATCGAGCTTTTAGTCCAAGATGGCAGAATTCAGCCTGCACGTATTGAAGGTATTTATGAAAAAGTCAAAGATGAATTTGATCAAAGTCTAACGGAAGAGGGCGAGAATATCGTTATCGACCTTGGCTTGACCAAAGTACATCCAGAGCTTGTGAAACTCATTGGTCGCCTTAAATTTAGAGCCAGTTACGGTCAAAATGCCCTTGGTCACTCGCTTGAAGTGGCACACTTGGCTGGTATTATCGCGGCTGAAACAGGTGGCGATGTCCTTCTCGCACGTCGTGCAGGCATACTCCATGATATCGGTAAAGCCTTAACCCATGAAACCGCAGGGAGTCATGTCGATTTGGGTGCAGAGATTTGCCGTCGTTATAAAGAGCATGATGTGGTCATCAATGCGATTTTCGCGCACCATGGACATGAAGAACCAACGTCCGTTGAATCAGCGGCAGTCTGTGCAGCCGATACCCTTTCCGCTGCACGACCAGGGGCAAGACGAGAAGTGCTTGAAAGCTTCTTAAAGCGTGTCCAAGATATTGAAGATATCGCTAAAAATAAACCAGGAATCAAACAAGTGTATGCGATTAATGCGGGTCGTGAAATTCGTGTTATTGCCAATGCTAAACTGATTAATGATGATGAAGCTGTATTGCTTGCAAAAGAGATTGCGCAAGAGATTGAGAGCAAAGTTCAATATCCTGGTGAGATTAAAGTTAACGTCATTCGAGAAATTCGCGCTATTGATTTCGCGCGCTAAAAGCTTTTACATGTAAAGGTCTTGCCTTTACATGTAATCCTGATGTATGGAACGTTAATGCAGACACTTTACACCTTCAAAACCCTTTTTCATGAACTTAAACACTATAAAAAAGAGCTCATTTTTGCCAATATCATTGCTTTTTTAGCGGTTGTTGTCAATACTCCCGTACCTCTTTTGATGCCAATGATAATTGATGAAGTTCTTCTTGGAAAAAAAGGGTTTGTAACACAGAGTATTGATACTCTTTTGGGGCATGTTAATCCTGCTTATGTTTACATCGTTTCTGTGTTGTTTTGTGTTGTGCTACTTCGTTTTTTCTTCTTTTTACTGAATTATTGGCAGACTAAAATTTTCACCATTATCTCCAAAAATATTGCATTTAAAATACGTGAAGTAGTTTTGAGACATTTAAGCCATGTGGCAATGAATCAATTTGAATTTTTTGGCTCAGGCAAAGCTGCCTCTTTGTTGGTGACCGATATTGAAACTATTGATAATTTTTTAGGGTCATTTGTTAGCCGATTAATTATTTCAGTGTTGACTATTTTGGGGGTGGGGGCTGTACTATTAATGATCCATTGGCAATTGGGACTTTTTATTTTAGTGCTCAATCCTGTGGTCATTCTTTTTACAACCAAACTTGCTAAAAAAGTGGCTAAGCTCAAAAAAGAGCAGAACCAAGCATTTGAGCTTTTCCAAGACACCCTTTCAGAAACACTCGACATGTTTGTGCAAATTCGCGCTACGAACAAAGAAAAACTCTTTTTTGGTCAAGTGGAAGAGCAAGCTAAGAACATTAAAGAGCGTTCCATTGTTTTTGGATATAAAAGCGATGGTGCCAATCGTCTTTCGTTTCTCATCTTTCTTTCAGGCTTTGAGCTCTTTCGTGCAGCGAGTATTTTTGTTGTTGCCTATTCTGACCTTAGTATCGGTGCAATGCTTTCCATCTTTGGTTATCTTTGGGTGATGATGGCGCCTATACAGGATATTTTAAATATCCAATATTCGTATCATAATGCACGTAAAGCATTGGATCGTATCAATGAAATTTTGGCTCTCAAAACGGAAGAGAGAGGTTTACATGTAAAGAATCCTTTTTGGGAAAATCGCACCAATGCCATTGAAGTGAAAAATGTCAGCTTTAGCTATGATGGAGGCAAAAAGATTCTTGAAGAGATTAACCTTTTTATTCCTAAAGGCTCAAAAATCGCTATAATAGGGGCAAGTGGAAGTGGTAAAACGACACTGGCACATTTACTGGTTGGACTTTACCCTTTGGAAGAAGGAGATATTTTATTTGATGGTATTTCCGTAAAAGAGATTGGACTCGATGTTGTTCGTGAACATCTTTTTTTAGTCTTACAAAATCCACAACTTTTTAATGCTTCTATGGCTCAAAATTTAA from Sulfurospirillum diekertiae includes:
- a CDS encoding ABC transporter ATP-binding protein, translating into MQTLYTFKTLFHELKHYKKELIFANIIAFLAVVVNTPVPLLMPMIIDEVLLGKKGFVTQSIDTLLGHVNPAYVYIVSVLFCVVLLRFFFFLLNYWQTKIFTIISKNIAFKIREVVLRHLSHVAMNQFEFFGSGKAASLLVTDIETIDNFLGSFVSRLIISVLTILGVGAVLLMIHWQLGLFILVLNPVVILFTTKLAKKVAKLKKEQNQAFELFQDTLSETLDMFVQIRATNKEKLFFGQVEEQAKNIKERSIVFGYKSDGANRLSFLIFLSGFELFRAASIFVVAYSDLSIGAMLSIFGYLWVMMAPIQDILNIQYSYHNARKALDRINEILALKTEERGLHVKNPFWENRTNAIEVKNVSFSYDGGKKILEEINLFIPKGSKIAIIGASGSGKTTLAHLLVGLYPLEEGDILFDGISVKEIGLDVVREHLFLVLQNPQLFNASMAQNLMIDDKIDKALVQKALQIAQLDHFVDELPDGLQTQIGKHGIKLSGGQRQRLSIARMVLQNPNVVILDESTSALDVHTEAKLFNALENYLEGKTTIIIAHRLSTIKKADFIYVMDKGKIVESGTQEELMRQEGAFFDYVTQNRRSKQDEKTMV
- the rny gene encoding ribonuclease Y, with product MVLESLAVGGAAVVSGVAGFFIAKKMEAANYEIHVAQARTKAKAIEHEAELILSSSNIKVKEAELEAKRKYEDRTITLKKEHSEKMLDLEKKERSYKDEFKKITKEREDLQLLQANANSLFEEGNQLKEEYNVKVNEALVVLERSSGLTQNEAKEIVLAKVEEQSRAEIAHTVRRLEEEAKQDIKRRVNYILAQATTRFAGEFAAERLINVVNIKDDELKGRIIGKEGRNIKTLEMLLGVDIIIDDTPNAIILSSFNLYRRAIATKVIELLVQDGRIQPARIEGIYEKVKDEFDQSLTEEGENIVIDLGLTKVHPELVKLIGRLKFRASYGQNALGHSLEVAHLAGIIAAETGGDVLLARRAGILHDIGKALTHETAGSHVDLGAEICRRYKEHDVVINAIFAHHGHEEPTSVESAAVCAADTLSAARPGARREVLESFLKRVQDIEDIAKNKPGIKQVYAINAGREIRVIANAKLINDDEAVLLAKEIAQEIESKVQYPGEIKVNVIREIRAIDFAR